Proteins found in one Thermus aquaticus genomic segment:
- a CDS encoding IclR family transcriptional regulator: QSLLEAARPEMEALAEALGESVNLAVMAGLEGPYFDQGGGEKLVRLFTAPGSRAPLHATGVGKVLLAYRGVPEGLSLEAYTPHTLTTREGLLEELKRVRAQGYALDNEEKELGVR, from the coding sequence GGCAGAGCCTCTTAGAGGCGGCGCGGCCGGAGATGGAGGCCTTGGCGGAGGCTTTGGGCGAGAGCGTGAACCTGGCGGTCATGGCGGGCCTCGAGGGCCCCTACTTTGACCAGGGGGGGGGGGAGAAGCTGGTCCGCCTCTTCACCGCTCCCGGCTCCCGGGCCCCCCTCCACGCCACAGGGGTGGGGAAGGTCCTCCTGGCCTACCGGGGGGTGCCGGAGGGGCTTTCCCTGGAGGCCTACACCCCCCACACCCTCACCACCCGGGAGGGCCTTCTGGAGGAGCTAAAGCGGGTCCGGGCCCAGGGCTACGCCTTGGACAACGAGGAGAAGGAGCTTGGGGTGCGG